The following coding sequences lie in one bacterium genomic window:
- a CDS encoding HEPN domain-containing protein, translating to MRKEAKRWLKEAEFDIKAAKDNLKEGNFNIYLFY from the coding sequence ATGAGGAAAGAGGCAAAAAGATGGTTAAAAGAAGCAGAATTTGATATTAAAGCGGCAAAAGATAATTTAAAAGAGGGCAACTTCAATATATACTTATTCTATTAA
- a CDS encoding DUF362 domain-containing protein: protein MERREFLKRTFLAIAGFEISRHLKFGKLSYAQSKGSEIYVAKGGNPEENTYRAIKGVGGIEKFVKRGSKVVIKPNIAWNRTPEQAATTNPDVVLGIVKLCKKAGASEVIVIDNPCNPWQVTYKISGIAEVVEKGGGIMKPPIKFKQVNIEGTKILKNAEILEEVLDSDVFINVPIVKVHGGSKVTIGMKNLMGIVKDRGFFHRTDLHRCIAEITYYIKPSLTIMDATKILLTMGPQGPGVVKDIGIVAAGTDIVSLDAYGTKLLGQDPYNIPHIKIAEEMGLGIADLNKVNIKNV, encoded by the coding sequence ATGGAAAGAAGGGAATTTTTAAAAAGGACATTTTTAGCAATTGCTGGGTTTGAAATTTCAAGGCACTTAAAGTTTGGAAAATTATCTTATGCACAGAGTAAAGGAAGTGAAATTTATGTTGCGAAGGGAGGAAACCCAGAGGAAAATACTTATAGAGCAATAAAGGGGGTAGGGGGGATAGAGAAGTTTGTGAAGCGAGGTAGTAAAGTTGTTATAAAGCCCAATATTGCATGGAATAGAACCCCTGAACAGGCAGCAACTACAAATCCAGATGTTGTATTAGGTATAGTAAAATTGTGTAAAAAAGCAGGGGCTTCAGAAGTTATAGTTATTGATAATCCATGTAATCCCTGGCAGGTGACATATAAGATATCAGGTATTGCAGAGGTGGTTGAAAAGGGTGGTGGAATTATGAAACCACCTATAAAATTTAAACAGGTAAATATAGAAGGAACAAAAATTTTAAAAAATGCTGAAATTCTTGAAGAAGTTCTTGATTCTGATGTGTTTATAAATGTTCCTATTGTTAAAGTACATGGTGGTTCAAAAGTAACTATTGGGATGAAAAACTTAATGGGAATTGTTAAAGATAGGGGCTTTTTTCATAGAACTGATTTACATAGATGTATAGCAGAAATTACTTATTATATAAAACCATCCTTAACTATAATGGATGCTACAAAAATCCTTTTAACAATGGGTCCTCAGGGTCCAGGGGTTGTTAAAGATATAGGAATTGTTGCAGCAGGAACTGATATTGTATCTCTTGATGCTTATGGAACAAAATTACTTGGACAAGATCCTTATAATATCCCGCATATAAAAATAGCAGAAGAAATGGGACTTGGTATTGCTGACTTAAATAAAGTGAATATAAAAAATGTTTAA
- a CDS encoding DUF4838 domain-containing protein, with translation MKKSCNKKLLFFSVCGLFLSIFCKSMYGDNQLILVENGQAKAGILLSGNPSAKESRSAKIIKEHIEKITDTEISMLKISDLKNPRYSLSGIEVNGELKNFNFILIGSYDFLDKLGISFEGLGPEGMIIKTAGNVVVISGNDEQGLRHATYTFLEELGCRYLWPGELGKVIPKKNTLYISKLDIKESPRLWTRNIRVTSPKSSRILDGLKKLNFDGEKYKNILTKTTQSEETDDGWLAWHRMGGHKQVYRAHSYGDYWEKYGKDHPDWFALQPNGIRDQSLSPDRCRLCLSNRELINEIIKNKIQELGKKPTQDGVAIGLNDGGRTTFCMCENCRKLDPPEGRPITLYDYTTGNKIPFQYVSLTDRVLWFSNQIAEGVSKVFPDKHLGYDAYSAYYAPPINVKPHPNLIICFVNGSYTDDEARKQILKDWDEWSKYGNKMFYRPNSLLANRDNIVPQNFSHKIFEDMKYLYDSGMIGTDFDSCEQHWALMGLTYYVLAKSHWNPDKINIDSLIDDYCEKGFEGASEYIKKYFSLIENVCNEAAEKKINILEVYSDDIFQKLNSYLEKAENISKNIENKKVFERVEFLKVGLKFGELQVKKYNISKQLKEKADPEIKEKYNNIQKEYLDLLKKIIEENPTAVNVPIVA, from the coding sequence ATAAAAGAACATATTGAAAAAATAACTGATACTGAAATTTCTATGTTAAAGATTTCTGATTTAAAGAATCCAAGATATTCTCTTTCAGGGATAGAAGTAAATGGGGAGTTGAAAAACTTTAATTTTATTTTAATAGGTAGTTATGATTTTCTTGATAAGTTAGGTATTTCTTTTGAGGGATTAGGTCCAGAAGGGATGATAATAAAGACGGCAGGTAATGTAGTTGTTATAAGTGGTAATGACGAGCAAGGGTTAAGACATGCAACTTATACATTTTTAGAAGAATTAGGATGTAGATATTTATGGCCTGGTGAATTAGGAAAGGTTATTCCAAAGAAGAATACATTGTATATTTCAAAATTAGATATAAAAGAATCTCCACGTTTATGGACAAGAAATATAAGGGTTACCTCTCCCAAAAGTTCCAGAATACTTGATGGTTTGAAGAAATTAAACTTTGACGGTGAGAAATATAAAAACATCTTAACTAAGACAACTCAATCAGAGGAAACAGATGATGGATGGTTGGCTTGGCATAGAATGGGTGGTCATAAACAAGTATATAGAGCACATTCTTATGGTGATTATTGGGAAAAGTATGGAAAAGACCATCCTGATTGGTTTGCACTTCAACCAAATGGAATTAGAGACCAATCATTATCACCTGACCGCTGTCGTTTATGTCTTTCAAATAGAGAACTAATAAATGAAATTATTAAAAACAAAATACAGGAATTAGGAAAAAAACCAACACAAGATGGTGTAGCAATTGGCTTAAATGATGGAGGAAGAACGACTTTTTGTATGTGTGAGAATTGTAGGAAATTAGACCCACCAGAAGGACGACCAATAACTCTTTATGATTATACAACAGGAAACAAAATACCTTTTCAATATGTATCTCTTACAGATAGAGTTTTATGGTTTTCCAATCAAATTGCAGAAGGAGTATCAAAAGTATTTCCTGATAAACATTTGGGATATGATGCTTATAGTGCTTATTATGCACCACCAATAAATGTAAAACCACATCCTAATTTAATAATATGTTTTGTTAATGGGTCTTATACTGATGACGAGGCAAGGAAACAAATATTAAAAGATTGGGATGAATGGTCAAAATATGGAAACAAAATGTTTTATAGACCTAATTCTCTTCTTGCAAATAGAGATAATATTGTTCCACAGAACTTTTCTCATAAGATATTTGAAGATATGAAGTATTTATATGATTCTGGAATGATAGGAACCGATTTTGATTCTTGTGAACAGCACTGGGCATTGATGGGGTTGACATATTATGTTTTAGCCAAATCACACTGGAATCCTGATAAAATAAATATAGATTCCCTAATAGATGATTATTGTGAGAAAGGGTTTGAGGGAGCATCTGAATATATTAAAAAGTATTTCTCTCTTATTGAAAATGTCTGTAATGAAGCGGCTGAAAAGAAAATAAATATCTTAGAAGTATATAGTGATGATATTTTTCAAAAGTTAAATTCATATTTAGAAAAAGCAGAAAATATTTCTAAAAACATAGAAAATAAAAAAGTTTTTGAAAGAGTAGAATTTTTAAAGGTGGGTTTAAAGTTTGGAGAGTTACAGGTAAAAAAATATAATATCTCAAAACAATTAAAAGAAAAAGCAGACCCAGAAATAAAAGAAAAATATAATAATATTCAGAAAGAATATTTAGATTTACTTAAAAAAATTATAGAAGAAAACCCAACAGCAGTTAATGTTCCAATTGTTGCCTAA
- a CDS encoding DedA family protein gives MNEFNAFLVRSIGGWGYFGIFVLMFLESSFFPFPSEVIMIPAGYLSYLGKLSLWVSILFGVIGSYAGALFNYFLAEKYGRKFLIKYGKYLFIDEKKLGKLEGFFKKHGHISTFNGRLIPGVRQYISLPAGLAKMNLFIFSVYTIVGAGIWVSILTFLGYFIGDKKDLIKKYSNEITILIIIFVVIITLVYWIYYKKKNHIKGEINH, from the coding sequence ATGAATGAATTTAATGCTTTTTTAGTTAGAAGCATAGGGGGGTGGGGATATTTTGGGATTTTTGTATTGATGTTTTTAGAAAGTTCTTTTTTCCCATTCCCAAGTGAAGTTATTATGATTCCTGCTGGATATCTATCTTATTTAGGTAAACTTTCATTATGGGTTTCAATTCTTTTTGGAGTTATCGGTAGTTATGCAGGGGCATTATTTAATTATTTTCTGGCTGAAAAGTATGGAAGGAAGTTTTTAATTAAATATGGTAAATATCTATTTATAGATGAAAAGAAATTAGGAAAATTAGAAGGATTTTTTAAAAAGCATGGGCATATTTCAACTTTTAATGGTAGATTAATTCCAGGAGTAAGACAGTATATATCTTTACCAGCAGGACTTGCAAAAATGAATTTATTTATTTTTTCTGTTTATACAATCGTTGGGGCAGGGATATGGGTTAGTATTCTCACTTTTTTGGGATATTTTATAGGAGATAAGAAGGACTTAATTAAAAAATATTCAAATGAAATTACAATTTTAATTATTATATTTGTTGTAATTATAACTCTTGTTTATTGGATATACTACAAAAAAAAGAACCACATAAAAGGTGAAATTAACCACTAA
- a CDS encoding 4Fe-4S binding protein: MFKKYLRRLCQLIFIFIFFYLLIRNEYLIKNVIPVNLFFRLDALLAIFTTISTCHFTYYFFPSLVILFLLILFGNFFCWWICPFGGIIDILNMVFLRKKWKFLRRRPIFLKKLNIFLFILIIFTAILVNFVKIPNFFWFFDPFVIITRAFVFKNWYLFVFLFILLLSILWNRLWCLNICPLGFFYSLIGVKLRNFLIKKRRRKIEKERVS; this comes from the coding sequence ATGTTTAAAAAATATTTAAGAAGATTGTGCCAACTTATATTTATATTTATATTTTTTTATTTATTGATAAGAAATGAATATCTAATTAAAAATGTAATTCCTGTCAATTTATTTTTTCGACTTGATGCACTATTGGCAATTTTTACAACAATCTCTACCTGCCATTTCACTTATTATTTCTTTCCCTCTTTAGTTATTTTGTTTCTTTTAATTTTATTCGGGAATTTTTTTTGCTGGTGGATTTGCCCATTTGGAGGTATTATTGACATTTTAAATATGGTTTTTTTAAGAAAAAAATGGAAATTTTTAAGGAGAAGGCCTATTTTTCTGAAAAAATTAAACATATTTTTGTTTATTTTGATAATTTTTACTGCAATTTTAGTCAATTTTGTTAAAATTCCCAATTTTTTTTGGTTTTTTGACCCTTTTGTCATTATTACTCGTGCATTTGTATTTAAAAATTGGTATTTATTTGTATTTTTATTTATTTTACTATTGAGTATTTTATGGAATAGATTATGGTGTCTAAATATATGTCCGTTGGGTTTTTTTTATTCTTTAATTGGAGTAAAACTTAGAAATTTTTTAATAAAAAAAAGGAGAAGAAAGATTGAAAAGGAGAGAGTTTCTTAA